The Bacteroidales bacterium genome contains the following window.
GTCGATTTGCTGAATATCGCCTGTGAAGACCATTTTGGTGCCTTCGCCGGCACGGGTAATAATGGTTTTTACTTCATGGGGGGTCAGATTCTGCGCTTCATCCACGATAAAAAAGACGTTCGACAGGCTTCTGCCCCTGATATAGGCAAGAGGGGTGATGACCAGCTTCTCATCCTTGAGCATTTCCTCTATCTTGATGTATTCTTTGCTTTGTGACTTGAACTTGTGTTTGATGACGGCCAGGTTATCGAACAGAGGTTGCATGTAGGGAGCAATTTTTTCACTGATATCGCCCGGAAGGTAGCCAAGGTCGCGGTTTCCCAGGGGTACGATAGGGCGTGCAAGGAAGATCTGTTCAAATTTACGTTCCTGATGAAGGGCTGCGGCAAGGGCAAGCAGGGTTTTCCCGGTCCCGGCCTTTCCCGTCAGGCCTACCAGCTGAATCTCGTCGCGCAGCAAGGCATCAAGCGAAAAGGCCTGTTCTGCGTTCCGCGGCTCGATACCATAGGCACGGTTCTTTTCGACCCTTCCGATGGTTTTTGAGTAAGGATCGTAATGTGCTAACACACTGTGACTGTTGTTTTTCAGGATGAGGTACTGATGCGCTACCGGCATTTCCCTGAATTTGAATTCGGCAACCGGTATCCCCTGTGGTTCATTATAAAGCCTTGTAATCAGCTCGTGGTTAAAATTGCTGATAACCTGAATGTTCTTCTGCATAATCTCCAGGTCCACCACCTTGTCGCTTTTGTAATCCTCGGCCATGATGCCCAGCGACTTGGCTTTCATCCGCAGATTAATATCTTTCGTAACCAGAATGACTGCCCTGTCGCTGTGTTTGTTATGCAGGTATTCTGTTATGGCAAGAATCCGGTGGTCGGGTGATTCTTCAGGAAAAGATCCTTTCAGCCTGGGAGAAAATGGTTTCCCGGTTTCGATGCTGAGCTTGCCTTTTCCCTTTCCCAGAGGAATTCCTCCGTTGAAAAGTTTGTCTCCTGAGAGCTTGTCCAGTTCCCTGGTAAATTCGCGGGCATTATAATTAATCATGTCGTTGCCCTTTTTCATTTTGTCAAGCTCTTCCAGCACCACGATGGGAAGAACTACATCATTTTCTTCAAAATTGTAAATGGAGGTGTAATCATGCAGGAGCACATTTGTGTCGATCACAAAAATCTTCCGTGATTTCTTTCCCATAGAATGTTGTTTTTGTTAAGGAAATGAGGTTACCAAATAATTCAATAAATTCGCGCCGGTTTTTGTTCAATTATACTGAATAATAGCAAGCAGGTTTTAAAATTTATGAACATCCTTGATGTTATTATTAACCGCAGAAGTATAAGAAAATATACAGGGCAGGAGATACCCCGTGAAGTACTGATGCAACTCATTAAAGCCGGAATGTATGCTCCTTCGGCAGTGAACAAACAGCCATGGCATTTCATCCTGGTAACCGATAAAAAGTTGCTGAACAAAATTGCCGACGTGCATCCCTATGGCTCAATGCTGCGGCAGGCTGCTGCCGCTATTGTAGTCCTGGGGGATGTGACCCTGGCCCATACGCCTGATTACATGCCGGTGGATTGTGCTGCAGCCACCGAGAATATTCTTCTGGCGGCCCACGGACTCGGATTGGGTGCGGTCTGGGTTGGTATTCATCCGCGCGAAGAAAGAAAAAAAGCGCTCAGGGACTTGTTCCGGTTTCCGGATCACATTCAGCCATTTTCCGTTATTTCTCTTGGTTATCCTGCAGAGAAAATCCCGGTGCCTGACCGTTTCCGGCCTGACCGCATTCACGAAAACGGCTGGTAGCAGATTTACACAATGAATTACAGGGAAGCGATAGAATTTTTGTACAGCCGTTTACCGGCATTCCACAGGGTAGGGAAACCTGCATATAAGGAAGGACTGGGGAATATCGTTCTGCTGGATGAGTATCTGAACCATCCCCATCGTTTATTCAGGAGCATCCATATAGCGGGAACCAATGGAAAGGGTTCCGTGGCCCATATGCTGGCATCGGTTATGCAGGAGGCCGGCTTCAGAACGGGGCTCTATACCTCACCCCACCTGATTGATTTCAGGGAACGGATAAAAGTTGACGGGCAAATGATTCCGGAAGAGGAGGTAGTGCGGTTTATAGAACGGTATTATGAACTCATTGAAAAGACCAAACCTTCTTTTTTTGAACTGACAGTGGCACTGGCGTTTGACTTTTTTGCCCGTTCAGGGGTAGAAGTAGCGGTTATTGAAGTAGGACTGGGCGGAAGGCTTGATTCTACCAATATCATTACTCCCGAACTTTCGGTAATTACCAATATCAGTTGGGATCATACCGACCTTCTGGGAAATACCCTGCAGGCCATTGCAGGCGAAAAGGCCGGAATTATCAAAAAAGGTATTCCTGTTGTCATCAGCGAGGAACAGGAGGAAGTACGGCAGGTATTTGAAAACAAGGCAAAGGAGTGCGGCAGCAGGCTGGTTTTTGCCAGCAGACTGTGGCAGGTTGTGAAAAGGGAATCAAACGGAAACGGGATTCAAACCTTATATTTAAAAGACGGTACCGGCAGGGAGGTAAAAGTAGAGAGCGATCTGCTGGGAATGTATCAGATGAAGAATATCCCGGCTGTGCTTACAGCCTGTGCCATCCTGAATGAAAGTGCATGGTTCCGTGCAAATTGGGATGAGATGGCAAGAGGAATTAGAAATACGGTGAAAAATACCGGATTACAGGGCAGATGGCAGGTTTTGGGAAAGCATCCGCTGGTTGTTTGCGACACCGGTCACAACGAAGGCGGTTTACGGGAGGTGGTTGCGCAGATCGGGCAGACTCCCCACAAAAAACTGCATT
Protein-coding sequences here:
- a CDS encoding PhoH family protein encodes the protein MGKKSRKIFVIDTNVLLHDYTSIYNFEENDVVLPIVVLEELDKMKKGNDMINYNAREFTRELDKLSGDKLFNGGIPLGKGKGKLSIETGKPFSPRLKGSFPEESPDHRILAITEYLHNKHSDRAVILVTKDINLRMKAKSLGIMAEDYKSDKVVDLEIMQKNIQVISNFNHELITRLYNEPQGIPVAEFKFREMPVAHQYLILKNNSHSVLAHYDPYSKTIGRVEKNRAYGIEPRNAEQAFSLDALLRDEIQLVGLTGKAGTGKTLLALAAALHQERKFEQIFLARPIVPLGNRDLGYLPGDISEKIAPYMQPLFDNLAVIKHKFKSQSKEYIKIEEMLKDEKLVITPLAYIRGRSLSNVFFIVDEAQNLTPHEVKTIITRAGEGTKMVFTGDIQQIDSPYLDSMSNGLSYLADKMRGQELFAHVNLVKGERSYLAELASNLL
- a CDS encoding bifunctional folylpolyglutamate synthase/dihydrofolate synthase; the encoded protein is MNYREAIEFLYSRLPAFHRVGKPAYKEGLGNIVLLDEYLNHPHRLFRSIHIAGTNGKGSVAHMLASVMQEAGFRTGLYTSPHLIDFRERIKVDGQMIPEEEVVRFIERYYELIEKTKPSFFELTVALAFDFFARSGVEVAVIEVGLGGRLDSTNIITPELSVITNISWDHTDLLGNTLQAIAGEKAGIIKKGIPVVISEEQEEVRQVFENKAKECGSRLVFASRLWQVVKRESNGNGIQTLYLKDGTGREVKVESDLLGMYQMKNIPAVLTACAILNESAWFRANWDEMARGIRNTVKNTGLQGRWQVLGKHPLVVCDTGHNEGGLREVVAQIGQTPHKKLHFVYGTVNDKPLDKVLKILPRDAEYYFTRADIQRALDEEELARAATSAGLKGKPFHTVYGAFQAAMNHAQKEDLVLVGGSTFVVADLLGALNQSGRNE
- a CDS encoding nitroreductase family protein, which codes for MNILDVIINRRSIRKYTGQEIPREVLMQLIKAGMYAPSAVNKQPWHFILVTDKKLLNKIADVHPYGSMLRQAAAAIVVLGDVTLAHTPDYMPVDCAAATENILLAAHGLGLGAVWVGIHPREERKKALRDLFRFPDHIQPFSVISLGYPAEKIPVPDRFRPDRIHENGW